The following are encoded in a window of Amycolatopsis lexingtonensis genomic DNA:
- a CDS encoding SCO6745 family protein, giving the protein MTTANRIRSVVQVLGGKFMTSPELAEVEAEVGLPPRSLCLRGRSAVLGDVSPKVAAELFGIFPHWLFDFVLPAAAAAIDAPAAVRAYSESSARWSRVNLSAVPEPGRLAELLFRVVGAADASGLALFAGWKNAERPEGDAERLGFALMVFRELRGGLHFAALRALGVTVPEAVVADPEGGRERLLRTAWPEDAADALVAAAERKPDLRERWREAESITDARIDELLASALSEGELAELERRQAELAAFAQVPAPSGA; this is encoded by the coding sequence TGGCCGAGGTCGAGGCGGAGGTGGGCCTGCCGCCGCGGTCGCTGTGCCTGCGGGGGCGGTCGGCGGTGCTCGGGGACGTGTCGCCGAAGGTGGCCGCGGAGCTGTTCGGGATCTTCCCGCACTGGCTGTTCGACTTCGTCCTGCCGGCGGCGGCGGCGGCCATCGACGCGCCCGCCGCCGTGCGCGCCTACTCGGAGTCATCGGCTCGGTGGTCGCGCGTCAACCTTTCGGCCGTACCGGAACCCGGCCGCCTGGCCGAGCTGCTGTTCCGCGTGGTGGGCGCCGCGGACGCGAGCGGGCTGGCGCTCTTCGCCGGGTGGAAGAACGCCGAGCGGCCCGAAGGGGACGCCGAACGCCTCGGCTTCGCGTTGATGGTCTTCCGCGAGCTGCGCGGCGGCTTGCACTTCGCCGCGCTGCGGGCGCTCGGCGTCACAGTGCCCGAGGCGGTGGTCGCCGATCCCGAGGGCGGGCGCGAGCGGCTGCTGCGCACCGCGTGGCCGGAGGACGCGGCCGACGCGCTCGTCGCCGCGGCGGAGCGCAAGCCGGACCTCCGCGAGCGCTGGCGCGAGGCCGAGTCGATCACCGACGCGCGGATCGACGAACTCCTGGCGTCGGCGCTGTCCGAAGGGGAGCTGGCCGAGCTCGAGCGGCGGCAGGCCGAACTCGCGGCGTTTGCGCAGGTCCCGGCGCCGTCGGGGGCTTAA
- a CDS encoding EAL and GGDEF domain-containing protein, with product MEADSLTELVELSPDAICVHEHGVLTYANRAALETFAARGTAEVVGRRFADFVAEDSQAELAGKLEGLTRPGQASEPVEALMSRLDGSKFAVETVVVRLRGAAAYQVVMRDITAKKAAADALRYQAALVSHVSDALIATTGDGVVTSWNPAAEAVYGWTAAEAVGRRASELVGASLDLAAIRRGGGVAEAVHRRRDGAPLAVRVSAAEMNDGYVLVCADETARRRAEQNYRTVVASLDEGVLVMGPTGLIEAANPAACRILGVPEPDLIGVPCHTLVLFTESGHWIPPDEMPSVQSRRTGVTHNGLVVRLRRPDGRDVWVSLTSRLLDPDDPTTRAVVTTFTDITETRAISARLAHDATHDPLTRLANRTLLLDRLDVRERGALTVLFLDLDKFKVINDSLGHSVGDQVLRIVGERLRRSSGREDLVGRLGGDEFVVVTGEVTEPAEVRALAEHLRAALAEPIGVLGRQLHLDASIGVVLVDGADDRSAEDLLRDADVAMYQAKTLGRGRHHFFDVGLRERMQRRLRMEQDLRDAVHDGQLWPAYQPVVDLRTGEMVAVEALLRWTHPRQGAISPSEFIPLAEESDLINVIGKAMLRATTRELAARRTGGLDLTLKVNLSARQLDDPHLVPAVQDALASTGLPAAALCLEVTESALMRDQEAAAEVLASLRSLGVLLAIDDFGTGYSSLAQLRRLTLDTLKIDRSFITGIAESRDAAAIVTSIIAMAHAVDLTVIAEGVESAEQVDLLRSLGCDQAQGYHLGRPVAAAELFGQ from the coding sequence ATGGAGGCTGACTCGCTCACCGAGCTGGTCGAGCTGAGTCCGGACGCGATCTGCGTCCACGAGCACGGCGTCCTCACCTACGCCAACCGGGCCGCGCTCGAGACGTTCGCCGCGCGCGGCACCGCCGAGGTCGTCGGGCGCCGGTTCGCCGATTTCGTCGCCGAGGATTCACAGGCCGAGCTGGCCGGGAAGCTCGAAGGGCTGACCAGGCCGGGGCAGGCGAGCGAGCCCGTCGAAGCGCTGATGTCCCGGCTCGACGGGAGCAAGTTCGCCGTCGAGACGGTCGTGGTGCGCCTCCGGGGCGCGGCCGCGTACCAGGTCGTCATGCGGGACATCACGGCGAAGAAGGCGGCCGCGGACGCCCTCCGCTACCAGGCCGCGCTGGTGTCGCACGTCAGCGACGCCTTGATCGCGACCACCGGCGACGGCGTCGTGACCAGCTGGAACCCGGCCGCCGAAGCGGTGTACGGCTGGACTGCGGCCGAGGCCGTCGGGCGGCGCGCGAGCGAACTGGTCGGCGCGTCGCTGGACCTGGCGGCGATCCGGCGCGGCGGCGGGGTCGCCGAGGCGGTGCACCGGCGGCGCGACGGCGCTCCCCTCGCGGTCCGGGTTTCGGCAGCTGAGATGAACGACGGTTACGTGCTCGTCTGCGCCGACGAAACCGCGCGGCGGCGGGCCGAGCAGAACTACCGCACGGTCGTCGCGTCGCTCGACGAAGGCGTGCTGGTGATGGGCCCGACCGGGCTGATCGAAGCGGCGAACCCGGCGGCGTGCCGGATCCTCGGCGTGCCCGAGCCCGACCTGATCGGCGTCCCGTGCCACACGCTGGTGCTGTTCACCGAGTCCGGGCACTGGATCCCGCCGGACGAGATGCCGTCGGTGCAGTCCCGGCGGACCGGCGTCACGCACAACGGCCTGGTCGTGCGCCTGCGGCGGCCGGACGGGCGGGACGTCTGGGTGTCGCTGACCTCGCGGCTGCTCGACCCGGACGACCCGACGACGCGGGCCGTCGTCACCACGTTCACCGACATCACCGAGACCCGCGCGATCAGCGCGCGGCTGGCCCACGACGCCACCCACGACCCGCTCACCCGGCTGGCCAACCGGACCCTGCTCCTCGACCGGCTCGACGTCCGCGAGCGCGGGGCGCTCACGGTGCTGTTCCTCGACCTGGACAAGTTCAAGGTCATCAACGACTCGCTCGGGCACTCGGTCGGCGACCAGGTGCTGCGGATCGTCGGCGAGCGCCTGCGCCGCAGCTCCGGGCGCGAGGACCTGGTCGGCAGGCTCGGCGGCGACGAGTTCGTCGTCGTCACCGGCGAAGTCACCGAGCCCGCCGAAGTCCGGGCGCTGGCCGAGCACCTCCGGGCCGCGCTGGCCGAGCCGATCGGCGTGCTCGGCAGGCAGCTGCACCTCGACGCCAGCATCGGCGTCGTCCTCGTCGACGGCGCCGACGACCGCAGCGCGGAGGACCTGCTGCGCGACGCGGACGTCGCGATGTACCAGGCGAAGACGCTCGGCCGGGGCCGCCACCACTTCTTCGACGTCGGCCTGCGCGAGCGCATGCAGCGGCGGCTGCGGATGGAACAGGACCTGCGCGACGCGGTCCACGACGGCCAGCTGTGGCCCGCGTACCAGCCGGTCGTCGACCTGCGGACCGGCGAAATGGTCGCGGTCGAGGCGCTGCTGCGCTGGACGCACCCGCGGCAGGGCGCGATCTCGCCGTCGGAGTTCATCCCGCTCGCCGAGGAGAGCGACCTGATCAACGTGATCGGCAAGGCGATGCTGCGCGCGACGACCCGCGAACTCGCCGCGCGGCGCACCGGAGGTCTGGACCTGACGCTGAAGGTCAACCTGTCGGCCCGCCAGCTCGACGACCCGCACCTGGTGCCCGCGGTCCAGGACGCGCTGGCGAGCACCGGGCTCCCGGCCGCCGCGCTGTGCCTGGAGGTCACCGAAAGCGCGTTGATGCGCGACCAGGAAGCGGCCGCGGAAGTGCTGGCGTCCCTGCGATCCCTGGGCGTGCTGCTGGCGATCGACGACTTCGGCACCGGCTATTCGTCGCTCGCCCAGCTGCGCCGGCTGACGCTGGACACGCTCAAGATCGACCGCTCGTTCATCACCGGCATCGCCGAATCCCGCGACGCGGCGGCGATCGTCACGAGCATCATCGCGATGGCCCACGCCGTGGACCTGACGGTGATCGCCGAGGGCGTCGAGTCCGCCGAGCAGGTGGACCTGCTCCGGTCGCTGGGGTGCGACCAGGCGCAGGGCTACCACCTCGGCCGCCCGGTCGCGGCGGCCGAATTGTTCGGTCAGTAA
- a CDS encoding YciI family protein, giving the protein MRYLLTLHMNPTIWATLTDDQKNGVYEGHGEFIKLITGSGEMVETKALAEPAETKTITVKDGVAHTRDGGFVEAEAFLCGYYVVDVESEARAVELAAKIPDAQYTAVEVRKVVHEG; this is encoded by the coding sequence ATGCGCTACCTCCTGACCCTTCACATGAACCCGACCATCTGGGCCACCCTCACCGACGACCAGAAGAACGGCGTCTACGAAGGACACGGCGAGTTCATCAAGCTCATCACCGGCTCCGGCGAGATGGTCGAGACCAAAGCCCTCGCCGAACCCGCCGAGACCAAGACCATCACCGTCAAGGACGGCGTGGCGCACACCCGGGACGGCGGGTTCGTCGAGGCCGAAGCCTTCCTCTGCGGCTACTACGTCGTCGACGTCGAGAGCGAGGCGCGCGCGGTCGAGCTGGCCGCGAAGATCCCCGACGCCCAGTACACCGCCGTCGAGGTGCGGAAGGTCGTGCACGAGGGTTGA
- a CDS encoding rhomboid-like protein produces the protein MTGEAQPMLLKAGRPVPVIAVPRRLSARQLVRFIPNPKATPFTFGYLVLLLGTTLVLKFADPAVTERLLRLSSTDAHNLWRRPLTSLLTSALWLSDEGWLAYVVIFAIAVAPLERRFGARRTLTVFFSGHVLATLVTELPVMALINAHVLPASAGHWLDIGVSYGFFTTAGTLVFLLRGRARLFALAAMEAFIAVIWISDDPVALDAVVTLLGHAFAAHFGLLFWGPWLRAATGRQVAASVV, from the coding sequence ATGACCGGCGAAGCTCAGCCCATGCTGCTGAAAGCCGGACGGCCGGTCCCCGTGATCGCCGTCCCCCGTCGCTTGAGCGCACGGCAGCTCGTCCGTTTCATCCCGAATCCGAAGGCGACACCGTTCACCTTCGGCTATCTGGTCCTCTTGCTCGGCACGACGCTCGTCCTCAAGTTCGCCGACCCCGCGGTGACCGAGCGGCTGCTCCGGCTGTCCAGCACCGACGCCCACAACCTCTGGCGGCGGCCGCTGACCTCGCTGCTGACCAGCGCCCTCTGGCTCTCCGACGAAGGCTGGCTCGCCTACGTCGTGATCTTCGCGATCGCGGTCGCCCCGCTGGAACGCCGGTTCGGCGCCCGCCGCACGCTCACCGTGTTCTTCTCCGGGCACGTGCTGGCCACGCTCGTCACCGAGCTGCCGGTGATGGCGCTGATCAACGCGCACGTCCTGCCGGCCTCCGCCGGGCACTGGCTCGACATCGGCGTCAGCTACGGCTTCTTCACCACGGCCGGCACGCTCGTGTTCCTGCTGCGCGGCCGGGCCCGGCTGTTCGCACTGGCCGCGATGGAGGCGTTCATCGCGGTGATCTGGATCAGCGACGACCCGGTGGCCCTCGATGCGGTCGTCACGCTGCTCGGCCACGCGTTCGCCGCGCACTTCGGGCTGCTGTTCTGGGGTCCGTGGCTGCGTGCCGCGACGGGTAGGCAGGTGGCGGCGTCGGTGGTGTAA
- a CDS encoding pyridoxamine 5'-phosphate oxidase family protein has translation MARKMTREEREAFLAEPRVGVLSVAGEPGRAPLTTPIWYRYEPGGDILVMTSPGLRKTRLIEAAGRFALCVQEQNGVYKYVSVEGPVVKTWPMTKAERHAVAARYLPPGVSDAYTDATDGTHGSNIAIVMRPERWNTSDFSDLAEQLA, from the coding sequence GTGGCCCGCAAGATGACCCGGGAAGAGCGCGAAGCCTTCCTCGCCGAACCGCGCGTCGGCGTGCTGAGCGTCGCCGGCGAACCCGGCCGCGCCCCGCTGACCACGCCGATCTGGTACCGCTACGAGCCGGGCGGCGACATCCTCGTGATGACCTCCCCCGGCCTGCGCAAGACCCGGCTGATCGAGGCGGCCGGCCGGTTCGCGCTGTGCGTCCAGGAGCAGAACGGCGTCTACAAGTACGTCTCGGTCGAGGGACCGGTGGTGAAGACGTGGCCGATGACCAAGGCGGAGCGCCACGCGGTCGCCGCGCGCTACCTGCCGCCGGGTGTGAGCGACGCCTACACGGACGCGACCGACGGCACGCACGGGAGCAACATCGCGATCGTGATGCGCCCGGAGCGGTGGAACACCTCGGACTTCAGCGACCTCGCGGAGCAGCTGGCGTGA
- a CDS encoding TetR/AcrR family transcriptional regulator produces MTRPGGRSARVRDAVHEAVIELLAAGEIDATVPKIAERAGVNPTSIYRRWGGRDNLLLDAAVTRLRATSPIPDTGSLRGDLLGWAEGVERAMRDPRGQILLRALVATLGPEKEPLEYLQDRGADLQDALDKAEARGEPVPSVDEVLDFVLAPLYLRVLFRRPVEPGTGARLVERLLTALPADPAPCAGRGG; encoded by the coding sequence ATGACCCGACCCGGCGGCCGCAGCGCCCGTGTCCGCGATGCCGTCCACGAAGCCGTGATCGAGCTCCTCGCGGCCGGGGAGATCGACGCGACCGTCCCGAAGATCGCCGAACGGGCCGGGGTGAACCCGACCAGCATCTACCGGCGCTGGGGCGGGCGCGACAACCTGCTCCTCGACGCGGCCGTGACGCGCCTGCGCGCGACGTCGCCGATCCCGGACACCGGTTCGCTGCGCGGCGACCTGCTCGGCTGGGCCGAGGGCGTCGAACGCGCGATGCGCGACCCGCGCGGCCAGATCCTGCTTCGCGCGCTCGTCGCGACCCTCGGGCCGGAGAAGGAACCGCTCGAATACCTGCAGGACCGCGGCGCCGACCTCCAAGACGCGCTGGACAAGGCTGAAGCGCGGGGTGAGCCGGTGCCGTCGGTCGACGAAGTGCTCGACTTCGTGCTGGCCCCGCTCTACCTGCGCGTGCTGTTCCGCCGCCCGGTCGAGCCGGGCACCGGGGCCCGGCTCGTCGAGCGGCTGCTCACGGCGCTTCCAGCAGATCCGGCTCCGTGCGCCGGCCGAGGTGGTTGA
- a CDS encoding class I SAM-dependent methyltransferase, with translation MTDIWDAEADTFDEQPDHGLRDPAVRAAWADLLLPVLPPAPADVVDLGCGTGSLAVLLAQAGHAVLGVDRSRRMLEVARRKTLTARVSVDFRAGDAADPPCAPGAYDVVLVRHVLWAMPDPSAALEAWVRLLKPDGRLVLVEGRWSTGAGITAAECERLVLAHRETATVIRLDDPALWGGPIEDERYLLVSRS, from the coding sequence GTGACGGACATCTGGGACGCCGAAGCCGACACCTTCGACGAGCAGCCCGACCACGGACTGCGGGACCCCGCCGTGCGGGCCGCGTGGGCCGACCTCCTCCTGCCGGTGCTGCCGCCGGCTCCCGCCGATGTCGTCGACCTCGGGTGCGGGACCGGCAGTCTCGCCGTCCTGCTGGCGCAGGCGGGCCACGCCGTGCTCGGCGTCGACCGCTCGCGGCGGATGCTCGAAGTGGCCCGGCGGAAAACGCTTACCGCGCGCGTGTCCGTGGACTTCCGCGCCGGGGACGCCGCCGATCCGCCCTGCGCGCCCGGTGCCTACGACGTCGTCCTCGTGCGGCACGTGCTCTGGGCCATGCCCGACCCGTCCGCCGCGCTGGAAGCCTGGGTGCGGTTGCTCAAGCCGGACGGGCGGCTGGTGCTCGTCGAAGGCCGGTGGTCCACCGGGGCGGGGATCACGGCCGCCGAGTGCGAACGCCTGGTCCTCGCGCACCGCGAAACCGCGACGGTGATCCGGCTCGACGACCCCGCGCTGTGGGGCGGCCCGATCGAGGACGAGCGGTACCTGCTCGTCAGCCGGAGCTGA
- a CDS encoding arylamine N-acetyltransferase family protein — protein MTDEWGIDAVDLDAYLARTGQQRRPPSEAALRELMRGHVGAIPFENVDVVLGQHQGISLDVVNAKLVGRRRGGYCYEQSGLFAAVLERLGYTVHRLSARVQPRRPGPYTHMTLVVDVDGRSFLADVGYGAGILEPMPLVDGAEVDQAGWPQRLKHQDGWWTLQKDGEDILEFRLNGMHPIDYEVYHHYTSTHPKSPFTGRLVVMTLEPGVSRRLLGRELTVEKPGGHSETTTIAPGELDATLKDLGIELTADELERLKTVY, from the coding sequence ATGACCGATGAATGGGGCATCGATGCCGTCGATCTCGACGCCTACCTGGCGCGCACCGGGCAACAGCGCCGCCCGCCGTCCGAAGCCGCGCTGCGGGAGCTCATGCGGGGGCACGTCGGGGCCATCCCGTTCGAGAACGTCGACGTCGTTCTCGGGCAGCACCAAGGGATTTCGCTCGACGTCGTGAACGCCAAGCTCGTCGGGCGGCGGCGGGGCGGCTACTGCTACGAACAGAGTGGCCTCTTCGCCGCCGTCCTCGAGCGGCTCGGCTACACCGTGCACCGGCTTTCCGCGCGCGTGCAGCCGCGGCGGCCGGGGCCGTACACGCACATGACCCTCGTCGTCGACGTGGACGGCCGCAGCTTTCTCGCCGACGTCGGGTACGGGGCCGGGATCCTCGAGCCCATGCCGCTCGTGGACGGCGCGGAGGTCGACCAGGCAGGCTGGCCGCAGCGGCTGAAGCACCAAGACGGCTGGTGGACGTTGCAAAAGGACGGTGAGGACATCCTCGAGTTCCGGCTCAACGGGATGCACCCCATCGACTACGAGGTCTACCACCACTACACGTCGACGCACCCGAAGTCGCCGTTCACCGGACGGCTCGTGGTCATGACGCTCGAACCGGGCGTCAGCCGGCGGCTCCTCGGCCGCGAGCTCACCGTCGAAAAACCCGGTGGGCACAGCGAAACCACCACCATCGCGCCCGGGGAACTCGACGCCACCCTCAAAGACCTCGGCATCGAGCTGACCGCGGACGAGCTCGAGCGGCTCAAAACCGTTTACTGA